The Polyodon spathula isolate WHYD16114869_AA chromosome 21, ASM1765450v1, whole genome shotgun sequence genome contains the following window.
actgttttaaaatacatgttttctcaAAGATAGAGTtctagctacaatcactttaaataaattaacacttATACAAATTATCatgcaacaaataaaaactatttcaatTGTGTTGCTTAAATCACAAATCCCTCCAAAATCCCTCCATCCTTctcctgtatatacagtactgtattgttctTTAATTAAAGacaacactgataaaggcattgGGTGATTGTCTGtcactgtataatatattttacttGATAAACCATTCTTTAAATCTTTCCTGAGAAATGAACTGTTTAGGAAAGCCCTAcactattgtaaaataaaatataaagtaatgCAAGCCAATTTTTTGCCTTACCTCCTTCTTCAAACACTGCCGCATTGCTCGATCAATGTCATTACACTTTCCGAAAAATCTCAGAACGTTGTGCTGTAGGTTAAAATACGTAATGTAATTACACAAAGGAAGGAAGGATGTATTCAGTTACAATAACAAACTCTCTCTGGCTAATTTTCAATTGGGACAGGTCATGCACAATAATGAGGTACTGTAACACTGCCAACTAACAGAGCCCTGCTCATCTAGTACCAAGACAATTTTCTAGTGTTTGGTCTTGGCTCAGCTTCTGGTTCTTAAATTACACCATTAAATGTAGCCCGGGCTTCAAACTTGCCTTGGTTTTAATCCTGACGTATGAAATTATTGCTGGTTTTCATAGTTATGCAAGCATCATTTAATCACagcttttaaattaagaaattGCATATAGACAATAAATACTCTGGTAAGAAATCTTCATAATCAATTGTAAATATGATTCCAAAGTATGAAAATCACCAGCCTCCTTACATATTGATAAAGGTTTTTCAAATATCCAGATTCATCCAACATGTGATGGCTGTATCAGATAACTGTATTCAGCTTTAGACATATGCAGATTtagaaaattgttttattttcaatgaatAATTGAAAACTGTATTATTAAAGTTCTAATTCATGACCACAATATTGCAGCCATCCTAGGTTACAGGTCACAGGCTACAGTAGAATTTGCCCAAAGAGTGtccataacactgaaaaattAATTTGGCAAGTTAATAATACAAACCAGCTCAAATTAAACTACTTGGGGTGGGTAAACCGTGCCATTAGCAGAAATGAATCACATTTTATCAAAGTTCAAAAGTACATTTCCCATAAAAATCAATGGAGCAATCATCAGTATTTTTTTAGGTTCTTTAGTTAAATATTTCAGTCAATAAAAGAAAAGACAGgctggtgtgtgttttattaacgTCTGGTGGAATGTCCTGTCCAAGAAAGTCTGAGCAACATAAAACAAGCTCatagttttcttttctgttctacacaacaataaatgaatataatattaaacatgcaGGTGCAGTTTTCTTACCTCTGCGTGGCACTGTTTGAGCTTTCTGATGAAGACATTACATTCCTCTGTGTGCAAGTGGGCAGACAGGTCTGGATGCATCTTGAGTTAAGGGCTTTCTATCCAGCAAAGACAAAGCAAATAAACGGCCCACCATTGTAAAGCATTACACAGTAATACAAGTATGGCTTGAAGTTTAAAAGAGCAACAACCAAGGCTTTGTGCTCGTTTAGATTCACTTTAGTACAAAGATTACATctggtacaccacagtgtaaccagATGTGTAAAACACTAAATGTCCCTTGGCTTAAAAATCTCTCTGTGGTATCAAATTTAGAAACTCTACATTTGTTAGACTGTTTAAACCCAGTAAATTTTTCCTCAAAACAGGACTGTTACCCTTATTGTCAACCCAAGGCGATTACCAAGAACTGTGCATTACATACGGTAGTACAGTAAATGTGaagttataattaaaatacattgaactAGTTTATTCATTAAAGGATACTAGCTCCACCCCAAGCCATTGAATCATCAGATTTCATCTCTGCTATAGTTCCAGCAGGGTTATAGGAAAACATCAGTTTATCTACAATTGCATGTGCAGTGCAACATACTAATtgattaaagacaaaaaaaatgcagatataaATAATACCTATGATGGGAGTTTCAAATTGTAGTGTATCTCAATTAGCATTGAACCCTTGAAaagtatgtgtgtattttgtaatcTTCTTAGCGGGTATGAAACCACATTGCTGTCTACTAAAATCCTTCAGCCACATGTTTTTGGTTTCCTGGGACTGTTTTGACTGGATTCTGACCTTACAAAATACTAGCCTGCCAAAGTGGAGGGAGAAGCAAGGCCActgctgaaacaaaaaaacaatgcctgATATTGCAGCACGATGAAATGTAATTCAGAAAAAGCAATAATGTTCATGTTAAAGCCATTAAGCATAATCAGTAAATTATTTCAAAAGCAAAAGTTTAATTTGGAAATGATTTAAAGTATCATAAAACTGTGTCATCTgtagtattatttgttttgtaatctgtTTATTATTCAATACCTGGAACATGTGTTATTAACCTTATTTATCATAAGGTACTGAGAGTATGAGACTGAAGGGGATATATGAGGGTGTCTCACTGTCTGTACATTTGACTATTTACATGCATCTTGAACGTAAGAAATTATTACAAACAGTTACTCAGTAATTTGTACATATCTAACATGACAGTTTTACCATGATACTGACACCACATCCGATAGCCTACTGACATCCAGgtcttaaatacattttcattaaacagTTCATTGCCATTTCTTGTTTTATGCAATTCTCTGTATACTGTCTACTAGTTTAGAATTAAAAGCCATGGCAGGGgatgtacaggtagtggacaaaaaaatggaaacatcaatataaagtcacttaatagggcgttgagccaccacgtgcggccagtacagcctgtatgtgccgtggcatagagtctaccagcaacttgaattctgcaggagggatgtggcgccattcttccatgagaaagtaATCAACTCATGCCCAGTTGATGGAGGTGGaagtggaaaacgctgtctcgggcgtcattccagaatatcccataaatgctcgattgggttcagatctggtgacagagaaggccatgacatatggataacatcagtgtcatgctcatcaaatcACTGGGCGACCACaggtgctctgtggatgggggcattgtcatcctggaagacacccctcCCCACGGCatgaaagaaatgctgcaacatgggatGAAGATGAATATTCAGTACCATTAAGtggcgattagcattgaccttgccttctaagaaAATgggtgcacccaaaccatgccatgaaaatgcaccccacaacattacagaaccaccggaacccttcactgttggaaccaagcactcaggacTGTAGAATTCTtcaggttggcgccacacgtgcactcgtccatttgtctagaacatggtgaaggatgattcatctgaccatatcacatttctccactgctcggtagtcaattgcctgtgctctttgcaccactggactcgcaaacgtgcattgccaggcctgtgatgagtggtttgtgcactgcaacccaactatggtgtcctgctctgtggagttccCAGTGTACCGTTTTTGATGACACTGGATGCTCAGGCCGTGACtgaaatttgcagtcaactgATCTGCAGtcgctcgcctgttttgccttgcacttcgaattaatgcatggataccacaatcctggagtatgcacttccgcccactgttgccctttgctgatgaagtctttcccttggagttccatgcAGACATCACCTTTGACACCGT
Protein-coding sequences here:
- the cmc2 gene encoding COX assembly mitochondrial protein 2 homolog; the encoded protein is MFSYNPAGTIAEMKSDDSMAWGGANLSAHLHTEECNVFIRKLKQCHAEHNVLRFFGKCNDIDRAMRQCLKKEYQVKRAKSQAHAEEMQHKLTHPAKQDAN